A genomic region of Bosea sp. 124 contains the following coding sequences:
- the istA gene encoding IS21 family transposase: MFAVEVYAAVRQFVFNQGKSRREAARVFGLSRETIAKMCRFSLPPGYTRTKPAGKPKLGPLLPVIDAILEADRSAPVKQRHTAKRIFERLRDEHGFAGGYTVVKDYVRIGRARGRETFVPLAHPPGHAQVDFGEAIAVIGGVRQKIHFFCMDLPQSDACFVKAYPRETTEAFLDGHVSAFGFFEGVPLSILYDNTRIAVAKICGDGKRERTRAFTELVSHYLFRDRFGRPGKGNDKGKVEGLVKYARSNFMTPIPVVASFEALNARLAERCRLRQGERAGRHAGTIGERLVADLAALRDLPAVPLEPCEKRSARVSSTALVRYRSNDYSVPTAYGFQDVVVKGFVDAVVILCGGAEIARHPRCYGEGVFVSNPLHYLALIETKPNALDQAAALQGWDLPEAFQHLRHLLEARMGNRGKREFIQVLRLMEAMPRDMVTFAVTEAIRLGAIGFDAVKLIALARIERRPARLDLSAYPHLPRTTVRTTAAADYAVLLPEEAA; this comes from the coding sequence ATGTTCGCGGTGGAGGTCTACGCGGCGGTTCGGCAGTTCGTGTTCAATCAGGGGAAGAGCCGCCGGGAGGCGGCGCGTGTTTTTGGTCTGAGCCGCGAGACGATTGCGAAGATGTGCCGGTTCTCGCTGCCGCCGGGGTACACGCGAACGAAGCCTGCCGGGAAGCCGAAGTTGGGTCCGTTGCTGCCGGTGATCGACGCAATCCTGGAGGCTGACCGGAGCGCGCCGGTGAAGCAGCGCCATACGGCCAAGCGGATCTTCGAGCGCCTGCGCGACGAGCATGGTTTCGCTGGCGGCTACACGGTGGTGAAGGATTACGTGCGGATCGGCCGGGCGCGTGGGCGCGAGACCTTCGTGCCGCTGGCGCATCCGCCGGGACACGCCCAGGTGGATTTCGGCGAGGCGATCGCGGTGATTGGCGGGGTTCGGCAGAAGATCCATTTCTTCTGCATGGACCTGCCGCAGTCGGACGCCTGCTTCGTGAAGGCCTATCCCCGCGAGACGACGGAAGCGTTCCTGGACGGCCATGTCTCGGCCTTCGGCTTCTTCGAAGGGGTGCCGCTGTCGATCCTGTACGACAACACGCGCATCGCGGTGGCGAAGATCTGCGGCGACGGCAAGCGCGAGCGAACCCGCGCCTTCACCGAGCTGGTCAGCCATTATCTGTTCCGGGATCGCTTCGGCCGTCCAGGCAAGGGCAACGACAAGGGCAAGGTCGAGGGCCTGGTGAAGTACGCCCGCTCCAACTTCATGACGCCGATCCCGGTGGTGGCAAGCTTTGAGGCGCTGAACGCCAGGCTGGCTGAGCGTTGCCGTCTCCGGCAGGGGGAACGAGCCGGGCGGCATGCCGGGACGATCGGAGAACGGCTTGTCGCCGATCTGGCGGCGTTGCGCGACCTGCCGGCCGTGCCGCTGGAGCCGTGCGAGAAGCGCAGCGCGCGGGTCTCCTCGACCGCATTGGTGCGCTACCGCTCAAACGATTACTCCGTGCCCACAGCTTACGGCTTTCAGGATGTCGTGGTGAAGGGCTTCGTCGATGCGGTCGTGATCCTGTGCGGTGGCGCCGAGATTGCCCGTCACCCGCGCTGCTATGGCGAAGGCGTGTTCGTCTCCAACCCACTGCATTATCTCGCCCTGATCGAGACCAAGCCCAATGCGCTCGACCAGGCGGCGGCGCTCCAGGGCTGGGATCTGCCCGAGGCCTTCCAGCACCTGCGCCATCTGCTGGAGGCGCGCATGGGCAACCGTGGCAAGCGCGAGTTCATCCAGGTGCTGCGGCTGATGGAGGCGATGCCGCGAGATATGGTGACCTTCGCGGTGACCGAGGCGATCCGCCTCGGTGCCATCGGCTTCGACGCGGTCAAGCTGATCGCGCTGGCGCGGATCGAGCGCAGGCCCGCCCGTCTCGACCTGTCGGCCTATCCCCATCTGCCGAGGACGACGGTCAGGACAACCGCGGCCGCCGACTATGCCGTGCTCCTGCCGGAGGAAGCGGCATGA